The Bifidobacterium animalis subsp. animalis ATCC 25527 genome has a segment encoding these proteins:
- the pgi gene encoding glucose-6-phosphate isomerase — protein MAINPPVDATGTAAWKKLQQHYDELQAQGIDLKQWFEDDPTRVDSLSFDVGTLRFDFSKNLIKPETLALFAELADEVNLKQRTKDMYSGVHINNTEDRAVLHTALRRDASDEGKLIVDGQDVVKDVRETLDRMYAFADKVRSGEWKGVTGKEIETVVNIGIGGSDLGPVMVYEALKPYADAGIRARYISNIDPNDLAEKTRDLDPETTLFVVVSKTFGTLETLTNARQARAWLLEQLQASGAIDGTAEQKAEAVEKHFVAVSTNLERVKDFGIDPANTFGFWDWVGGRYSVDSAVGLTLAIVFGPARFEEFLAGFRQVDQYFAETPFEKNAVVIMGMINVWYRNFFKVASHAVLPYDQYLHRFPAYLQQLTMESNGKSVRWDGTPVTTETGEIFWGEPGTNGQHAFYQLIHQGTQLIPADFIAFANTPNPLKDGDQDMHELLLGNYFAQTKALAFGKTADEVRAEGTPEDIVPARVFSGNRPTTSIFGVRLDAFTLGELISLYEMVTFVEGTVWGIDSYDQWGVELGKQLAKQITPAISQNDEALAAQDASTRSLINFYRKVREF, from the coding sequence ATGGCAATCAATCCTCCTGTCGACGCCACGGGCACCGCGGCGTGGAAGAAGCTGCAGCAGCACTATGACGAGCTGCAGGCACAGGGCATCGATCTCAAGCAGTGGTTCGAGGACGATCCCACGCGCGTGGACTCGCTGTCTTTCGACGTGGGCACGCTGCGCTTCGACTTTTCGAAGAACCTGATCAAGCCCGAGACCCTCGCACTGTTCGCAGAGCTCGCCGATGAGGTCAACCTCAAGCAGCGCACCAAAGACATGTACTCCGGCGTGCACATCAACAACACCGAGGACCGCGCCGTGCTGCACACCGCACTGCGCCGTGACGCCAGCGACGAAGGCAAGCTGATCGTGGACGGTCAGGACGTGGTCAAGGACGTGCGCGAGACCCTCGACCGCATGTACGCCTTCGCCGACAAGGTCCGTTCCGGCGAATGGAAGGGCGTGACCGGCAAGGAGATCGAGACCGTGGTCAACATCGGCATCGGCGGCTCCGACCTGGGCCCCGTCATGGTGTACGAGGCGCTCAAGCCGTACGCCGACGCCGGCATCAGGGCCCGCTACATCTCGAACATCGACCCGAATGACCTCGCCGAGAAGACCCGCGACCTCGACCCGGAGACCACGCTGTTCGTGGTTGTGTCGAAGACCTTCGGCACGCTCGAGACGCTCACCAACGCCCGTCAGGCCCGCGCATGGCTGCTCGAGCAGCTGCAGGCCTCCGGTGCCATCGACGGTACCGCCGAGCAGAAGGCCGAGGCCGTTGAGAAGCACTTCGTCGCCGTTTCGACCAACCTCGAGCGCGTCAAGGACTTCGGCATCGACCCGGCGAACACATTCGGCTTCTGGGATTGGGTCGGCGGCCGTTACTCCGTCGATTCCGCCGTTGGCCTCACGCTCGCCATCGTGTTCGGACCGGCCCGCTTCGAGGAGTTCCTCGCAGGCTTCCGTCAGGTCGACCAGTACTTCGCCGAGACGCCGTTCGAGAAGAACGCCGTGGTGATCATGGGCATGATCAACGTGTGGTACCGCAACTTCTTCAAGGTCGCCTCACACGCCGTGCTGCCGTACGACCAGTACCTGCACCGCTTCCCGGCCTACCTGCAGCAGCTCACTATGGAATCGAACGGCAAGTCCGTGCGCTGGGACGGCACCCCGGTGACCACCGAGACCGGCGAGATCTTCTGGGGCGAGCCCGGCACCAACGGCCAGCACGCGTTCTACCAGCTCATTCACCAGGGCACGCAGCTGATTCCGGCCGACTTCATCGCGTTCGCGAACACGCCGAACCCGCTCAAGGACGGCGACCAGGACATGCACGAACTGCTGCTGGGCAACTATTTCGCCCAGACCAAGGCGCTCGCGTTCGGCAAGACCGCCGACGAGGTGCGCGCCGAGGGCACGCCGGAAGACATTGTTCCGGCCCGCGTGTTCTCCGGCAACCGCCCGACCACGTCGATCTTCGGCGTGCGTCTCGATGCCTTCACGCTCGGCGAGCTCATCTCGCTGTACGAGATGGTCACGTTCGTCGAGGGCACCGTGTGGGGCATCGACTCCTACGACCAGTGGGGCGTTGAGCTCGGCAAGCAGCTCGCCAAGCAGATCACGCCTGCGATCTCGCAGAACGACGAGGCGCTCGCCGCTCAGGACGCCTCGACCCGCAGCCTGATCAACTTCTACCGCAAGGTGCGCGAGTTCTGA
- the rplS gene encoding 50S ribosomal protein L19 — MVNAIEAFDAKHMKPADEIPAFRPGDTVDVNVKIQEGNNSRIQTFTGVVIGRQGAGVRETFIVRKISFGTGVERRFPLHSPSIDSIKVVRRGRVRRAKLYYLRNLRGKAARIVERRDNSAK; from the coding sequence ATGGTTAACGCTATTGAGGCATTTGACGCCAAGCACATGAAGCCGGCCGACGAGATTCCGGCATTCCGTCCGGGCGACACCGTCGACGTGAACGTGAAGATTCAGGAAGGCAACAACTCCCGTATCCAGACCTTCACCGGCGTGGTCATCGGCCGTCAGGGCGCCGGCGTGCGCGAGACCTTCATTGTGCGCAAGATCAGCTTCGGCACCGGTGTGGAGCGCCGCTTCCCGCTGCACTCCCCGTCCATCGACTCGATCAAGGTCGTTCGCCGTGGCCGCGTCCGCCGCGCCAAGCTGTACTACCTGCGCAATCTGCGTGGCAAGGCAGCTCGCATCGTCGAGCGCCGCGACAACTCCGCCAAGTGA
- the lepB gene encoding signal peptidase I — translation MDSSNEPMPQSPAPTETPGNRDAGAVNLDSAGTEPQLASAKGTAVRDFFLWCAIPVAIVVLLRIFVFGMYVIPSRSMENTIMPGDRVITTKLSPRPVALKRGDIVVFKDPSNWLANEETTYHSDYLIKRLIGLPGDTVECEGAGQPVKINGVAIDESAYVKPGDQPSTFPFKVTVSEGHVFVMGDNRSNSADSRFHLNDAQHGQVPIRDIAGVAFARYWPLNRIAWLSNYSDVFANVPDAG, via the coding sequence ATGGATTCTTCGAACGAGCCCATGCCGCAGAGTCCGGCGCCAACGGAGACGCCCGGCAATCGCGATGCGGGGGCTGTGAATCTGGACTCCGCCGGGACGGAGCCGCAACTCGCCTCGGCAAAGGGGACGGCAGTACGGGATTTCTTCCTGTGGTGCGCGATTCCCGTGGCCATTGTAGTGCTGCTGCGCATCTTCGTATTCGGCATGTATGTGATTCCGTCACGTTCCATGGAGAACACGATCATGCCAGGCGACCGCGTGATCACCACCAAGCTCTCCCCGCGGCCGGTCGCGCTCAAACGCGGCGACATTGTGGTGTTCAAAGACCCCTCCAACTGGCTCGCGAACGAGGAGACCACCTATCACAGCGACTATTTGATCAAACGGCTGATCGGGCTGCCCGGCGACACCGTCGAATGCGAAGGGGCGGGCCAGCCGGTGAAGATCAACGGCGTGGCGATTGACGAATCCGCGTATGTCAAGCCCGGTGACCAGCCCAGCACCTTCCCGTTCAAGGTCACCGTGAGCGAGGGGCACGTGTTCGTGATGGGAGACAACCGCAGCAATTCCGCGGATTCCCGCTTCCATTTGAACGACGCGCAACATGGGCAGGTGCCCATTCGCGACATCGCCGGCGTCGCCTTCGCACGGTACTGGCCGCTCAACCGCATTGCGTGGCTGAGCAATTACAGCGACGTGTTCGCGAACGTGCCCGACGCGGGCTGA
- a CDS encoding ribonuclease HII — MAPSFALERQIAADGFDIIVGFDEVGRGSLAGPVMVGAAAFLARNLGEAQTAMPQYLADSKTLTEHRRESLYEPLQAWVDGFAIGSASNAEIDEWGISHALGIAALRALDGVERALGMGSPGDREMHGFDARRKYSGTWAYTQHDSLQHAGGLRVGAILDGPNDYISKALGTFEAPAVPMPAQMRTLVKADAQCASVAAAAVLAKVTRDRLMEQLAREHAEYARYGWDRNKGYGSKAHREAIAQCGPSDLHRVSWHLA; from the coding sequence ATGGCGCCGTCGTTTGCATTGGAACGGCAGATTGCCGCCGACGGGTTCGACATAATCGTCGGATTCGACGAAGTGGGACGCGGGTCGCTGGCAGGTCCGGTGATGGTGGGCGCGGCCGCGTTCCTTGCGCGGAATCTCGGCGAAGCGCAGACCGCCATGCCGCAGTATCTCGCAGATTCCAAGACGCTCACCGAGCATAGGCGCGAGAGTCTGTACGAGCCGCTGCAGGCGTGGGTGGACGGTTTTGCGATTGGTTCGGCGAGCAATGCGGAGATCGACGAATGGGGCATCTCGCATGCGCTCGGCATCGCCGCACTACGCGCACTCGATGGTGTGGAACGCGCCCTCGGCATGGGTAGCCCGGGCGACCGCGAGATGCACGGTTTCGACGCGCGCCGCAAATACTCGGGAACATGGGCGTACACACAACACGATTCGCTGCAGCATGCGGGTGGGCTGCGCGTCGGCGCGATACTCGACGGGCCGAATGACTACATATCCAAGGCATTGGGCACTTTCGAAGCTCCCGCGGTGCCCATGCCGGCGCAGATGCGCACGCTGGTCAAGGCGGATGCGCAGTGTGCCAGCGTCGCAGCGGCGGCGGTGCTGGCGAAGGTGACCCGAGACCGTCTGATGGAACAGTTGGCGCGCGAGCATGCCGAATACGCGCGCTACGGGTGGGATCGCAATAAGGGGTACGGCTCGAAGGCGCACCGCGAGGCAATTGCGCAATGCGGGCCGAGCGATCTGCATCGCGTGAGCTGGCATCTCGCCTGA
- a CDS encoding ABC transporter ATP-binding protein, with amino-acid sequence MNAIQNNNPGAPMPQAPQNAPHPMPQTSADAMHHNGYAPQPSMTAAPMPYPDGAPMGGQSLALQGIDLVMDYNTGGSGNPAAGMQPAAWQMGQPLALNHANFQLDEGERVAIMGPSGSGKSTLLHVLAGITKPTAGQVLFRGADIDRIPDAERTRMRRQAFGFVFQSGQLLPELPAIENVALPLMLGGMAYSQATDQAAMWLERMGLRNLMRNRPGQMSGGQMQRVAIARALCVNPAIIFADEPTGALDQNTGHEVMNLLMQAAAANNAAVVLVTHDPNIAAYCDRTVSMRDGMILDAANRRAGMQRQPQNDAPAQAVQMGAQPQGALQ; translated from the coding sequence ATGAACGCAATACAGAACAACAATCCCGGCGCGCCGATGCCGCAGGCGCCGCAGAACGCGCCGCATCCCATGCCGCAAACCTCCGCAGATGCCATGCACCACAACGGGTATGCACCGCAGCCCTCAATGACCGCGGCACCCATGCCGTACCCTGACGGAGCGCCGATGGGCGGCCAATCGCTCGCGCTGCAGGGAATCGACCTAGTGATGGATTACAACACAGGCGGTTCGGGCAACCCGGCGGCAGGGATGCAGCCCGCGGCATGGCAGATGGGTCAGCCACTCGCGCTGAACCACGCGAACTTCCAGCTTGACGAAGGCGAACGCGTGGCGATCATGGGACCGTCGGGTTCAGGCAAATCGACGCTGCTGCATGTGCTTGCCGGCATCACGAAGCCGACGGCCGGCCAAGTGCTGTTCCGCGGTGCCGACATCGACCGCATTCCGGACGCCGAACGCACCCGCATGCGCAGGCAGGCGTTCGGATTCGTCTTCCAGTCCGGGCAACTGCTGCCGGAACTGCCGGCGATCGAAAACGTGGCATTGCCGCTCATGCTCGGCGGCATGGCGTACTCGCAGGCGACCGACCAGGCCGCCATGTGGCTGGAACGCATGGGATTGCGCAATCTGATGCGCAATCGACCCGGCCAGATGAGTGGCGGCCAGATGCAACGCGTCGCCATCGCGCGCGCACTGTGTGTGAATCCGGCCATCATCTTCGCCGACGAGCCGACCGGCGCGCTCGACCAGAACACCGGGCACGAGGTGATGAATCTGCTCATGCAGGCGGCGGCCGCGAACAACGCCGCAGTGGTGCTTGTCACCCACGACCCGAACATCGCCGCATACTGCGACCGCACCGTGAGCATGCGCGACGGCATGATCCTCGACGCGGCCAACCGGCGCGCAGGCATGCAGCGCCAACCGCAGAACGACGCCCCGGCACAGGCAGTGCAGATGGGCGCCCAACCACAAGGAGCGTTGCAATGA
- a CDS encoding FtsX-like permease family protein translates to MSTFALWRLFHRHMFHHDDESDAPRDHTGLLAVIAFAAATAIFLTVLGGLHGFIWRASPDHTVGCFFNDSACSTHANVSVNGEFYVVLAMFACVLLVVPFTTLAGSAARLAATRRDERLAALRLAGATTSQVVRLTALEAVGQAVIGSVLGIAGYFAVMPLIMMLHFENRTFDFEQLWVGPWALIGTVVGVAALALVSALLTLRKVAITPLGVTARQGAAMPGKWRVALFVVALVFGFAMLNNMNLVAGAGVAVAYGVVFAIIGGCFMLLNVIGSWVIAAVAKSRAHRPKSAATMIAMRRILDNPKRAWRNVSGIALAVFIAGITAVCGALGAASGDADPETLMMMHDISLGGTLTLVFAAVLAAVSSGIMQSASVFDQADEYHMLMLEGTDALTLRKARFSEVLTPLNTVIVISAGCSLLLMLPLVGSMLSDPTVMLRCMFGIALCYALVTVGAVSANHTATRLDSISRRRDD, encoded by the coding sequence ATGAGCACCTTCGCACTGTGGAGACTCTTCCACCGGCACATGTTCCACCATGACGACGAATCGGATGCGCCGCGCGACCACACGGGCCTGCTCGCCGTCATCGCCTTCGCCGCGGCGACCGCGATCTTCCTCACCGTGCTCGGCGGTCTGCATGGCTTCATCTGGCGTGCGTCACCAGACCACACAGTTGGCTGCTTCTTCAATGATTCTGCCTGCTCCACGCACGCCAACGTGAGCGTCAACGGCGAGTTCTACGTGGTGCTCGCCATGTTCGCCTGCGTGCTGCTCGTGGTGCCCTTCACCACGCTCGCGGGCTCTGCGGCGCGCCTTGCCGCCACACGTCGCGACGAACGACTCGCGGCGCTGCGACTGGCTGGCGCCACGACGTCGCAGGTGGTGCGGCTGACCGCCCTCGAAGCGGTCGGACAGGCCGTGATCGGCTCCGTGCTGGGCATTGCCGGGTATTTCGCCGTGATGCCGCTCATCATGATGCTGCACTTCGAGAACCGCACCTTCGACTTCGAACAGCTGTGGGTGGGGCCGTGGGCGCTCATCGGCACCGTCGTCGGCGTTGCCGCACTGGCCCTGGTCTCCGCGCTGCTCACGTTGCGCAAGGTGGCCATCACGCCATTGGGCGTCACCGCGCGCCAAGGTGCCGCGATGCCCGGCAAATGGCGCGTGGCGCTGTTCGTGGTCGCCCTCGTGTTCGGTTTCGCCATGCTCAACAACATGAACCTCGTGGCCGGCGCCGGTGTGGCGGTGGCGTATGGGGTCGTGTTCGCGATCATCGGCGGCTGCTTCATGCTGCTCAACGTGATCGGTTCGTGGGTGATCGCCGCCGTGGCGAAGTCGCGTGCGCACCGTCCGAAATCCGCCGCCACCATGATTGCGATGCGCCGCATTCTCGACAACCCGAAGCGTGCGTGGCGCAATGTCTCGGGCATCGCACTCGCCGTGTTCATTGCGGGCATCACCGCCGTATGCGGCGCACTGGGCGCGGCATCGGGCGACGCCGACCCGGAGACGCTGATGATGATGCACGACATCTCGCTCGGCGGCACGCTTACGCTGGTGTTCGCCGCCGTGCTGGCCGCGGTGAGCTCGGGCATCATGCAGTCGGCCAGCGTGTTCGACCAGGCCGACGAATACCACATGCTCATGCTTGAGGGCACCGATGCGCTCACATTGCGCAAGGCGCGGTTCTCGGAAGTGCTCACGCCGCTCAACACGGTGATCGTCATCTCCGCCGGCTGCTCGTTGCTGCTCATGCTGCCGCTGGTCGGCTCGATGCTCAGTGACCCCACCGTGATGCTGCGCTGCATGTTCGGCATTGCGCTGTGCTATGCGCTGGTGACCGTTGGTGCGGTGAGCGCGAACCACACCGCCACGCGCCTCGATTCGATCTCGCGTCGCCGCGACGATTGA
- a CDS encoding AEC family transporter — translation MGGLISAMEGFCVIGIVIAAGYVAARLQIGGAQAQYVFNRLSFFIASPCLMFAILAQENITHLFDSTIIVAFCSAVGVGLVFLVLNRLFFHLKAPDATIGVLNSLYLNSNNIGLPIATYILGNPALVAPILVMQQALFTPVGLTVLDVTTKGKFSVKQVLKQPLHQPLLIGTVLGIIVSVVSSKVGHFIVPNFLFDPIDMIGDSAVPMILMAFGMSLHGTKPMQNKSNLPAIWTVAVLKNIVMPLIAFGIAFAMGFRGPTLYGCVVLAALPTGQNVYNYAARYNVGMTFARDGILISTMTSPIFIAIIAALLS, via the coding sequence ATGGGCGGCCTCATCAGCGCAATGGAGGGATTCTGCGTCATCGGCATCGTGATCGCGGCCGGCTATGTGGCCGCGCGTCTGCAGATCGGCGGCGCCCAGGCACAGTACGTGTTCAATCGGCTGAGCTTCTTCATTGCGAGCCCCTGCCTCATGTTCGCCATTCTGGCGCAGGAGAACATCACGCATCTGTTCGATTCCACAATCATCGTCGCGTTCTGCTCGGCGGTCGGCGTGGGACTCGTCTTCCTCGTGCTCAACAGATTGTTCTTCCACCTCAAGGCACCGGATGCCACGATCGGCGTGCTCAACTCGCTGTATTTGAATTCGAACAACATCGGCCTGCCCATCGCCACGTACATTCTCGGCAACCCGGCGCTCGTCGCACCCATTCTCGTCATGCAGCAGGCGCTGTTCACGCCGGTCGGACTCACCGTGCTCGACGTGACCACCAAGGGCAAGTTCTCGGTGAAGCAGGTGCTCAAGCAGCCGTTGCACCAGCCATTGCTCATCGGCACCGTGCTCGGCATTATCGTCTCGGTCGTCTCGTCGAAGGTGGGCCATTTCATTGTGCCGAACTTCCTGTTCGACCCGATCGACATGATCGGAGATTCCGCGGTGCCGATGATCCTCATGGCATTCGGCATGTCGCTGCACGGCACGAAGCCGATGCAGAACAAGTCGAATCTGCCGGCGATCTGGACGGTGGCGGTGCTCAAGAACATCGTGATGCCGCTCATCGCATTCGGCATCGCATTCGCCATGGGCTTCCGCGGACCCACGCTGTACGGCTGCGTCGTGCTCGCCGCACTGCCCACCGGCCAGAACGTGTACAACTACGCGGCCCGCTACAATGTCGGCATGACCTTCGCGCGCGACGGCATACTCATCTCCACGATGACGAGCCCCATCTTCATCGCGATCATCGCCGCACTCCTCAGCTAA
- the dapE gene encoding succinyl-diaminopimelate desuccinylase, which yields MQDVIDRAGEPLKLTVDAGMGEQDALTDLCMQVMRVYSVSDDERHLTDMTEVFLRTLPHLDVQRHGDTLVARTNLGRDRRVVLAGHLDVVPVIDNFPPKLLEPGDPLILPGVAEAHPGERVVWGRGATDMKSSDAVLFYLAATLTNPKYDLTYVFYDHEEVAAEKNGLRKVAEAHPDWIAGDFAIIGEPTSCGIEGGCNGTIRFDVVTHGIAAHSARAWMGHNAIHDAAEILRRLNEHTDATVRVDGLDYREGLNATLISGGKGTNVIPDECRVHVNYRFAPDKSLAEAKALMMGADCGAELGNGEHQATGGVFEGFGIEMKDESPSARPGMDSELTRSLAALVKARTGKDPEAKLGWTDVARFSQLGVPAVNFGAGSPLLAHKHDEQVAEGELTLMAGILRDWLS from the coding sequence ATGCAAGACGTGATCGATCGCGCGGGGGAGCCGCTCAAGCTGACGGTGGACGCCGGTATGGGCGAGCAGGACGCGCTCACCGACCTGTGCATGCAGGTGATGCGCGTGTACTCGGTGAGCGACGACGAACGGCATCTGACCGACATGACCGAGGTGTTCCTTCGCACGCTGCCGCATCTGGACGTGCAGCGGCATGGCGACACGCTCGTCGCGCGCACGAATCTCGGCCGTGACAGGCGCGTGGTGCTCGCCGGCCACCTCGATGTGGTGCCGGTGATCGACAACTTCCCACCGAAACTGCTCGAACCCGGCGACCCGCTCATTCTGCCGGGCGTCGCGGAGGCGCACCCGGGCGAACGCGTGGTGTGGGGGCGTGGCGCCACCGACATGAAATCGTCGGACGCCGTGCTGTTTTACCTCGCCGCGACGCTGACGAACCCGAAATACGACCTGACTTACGTGTTCTACGACCACGAGGAGGTGGCCGCCGAGAAGAACGGCCTGCGCAAGGTCGCCGAGGCGCACCCGGACTGGATCGCCGGCGATTTCGCGATTATAGGCGAGCCCACCTCATGCGGCATCGAAGGCGGCTGCAACGGCACGATCCGCTTCGACGTGGTCACGCACGGCATAGCCGCACATTCCGCACGCGCGTGGATGGGCCACAACGCCATTCACGACGCCGCCGAGATTCTGCGCCGTCTGAACGAGCATACGGACGCCACCGTGAGGGTGGACGGTCTCGACTACCGCGAAGGGCTCAACGCGACGCTGATCAGCGGCGGCAAGGGCACCAATGTGATCCCCGATGAATGCCGCGTGCATGTCAACTACCGTTTCGCTCCCGACAAATCGCTCGCCGAGGCAAAGGCGCTGATGATGGGCGCGGACTGCGGTGCCGAACTCGGCAACGGTGAGCACCAGGCGACGGGCGGTGTGTTCGAGGGCTTCGGCATCGAGATGAAAGACGAATCGCCGTCGGCACGACCCGGCATGGATTCCGAACTCACGCGCTCGCTGGCGGCTCTGGTGAAGGCACGCACCGGCAAGGACCCCGAAGCGAAGCTCGGCTGGACCGACGTCGCCCGATTCTCGCAGCTCGGTGTTCCGGCCGTCAACTTCGGCGCCGGTTCGCCACTGCTCGCACACAAGCACGACGAGCAGGTGGCGGAAGGCGAACTGACACTCATGGCCGGCATTCTGCGCGACTGGCTGAGCTGA